One region of Terriglobia bacterium genomic DNA includes:
- a CDS encoding DedA family protein — MHWIVETARHYLQAYGYWAVLVALLGENAGLPLPGETILILASFLAYQGHHLQLPWVILIGICACTMGDNIGYWIGRRGGRPLLEKWKHFFRISDETIKAGEEFLQRRGSVAIFLARFIAGMRIVAGPLAGVLRMEWKRFLPANAAGAAAWVTVIAGAGYFFGSQYEALAGVVKQTEVVIFLAVVLAALHLWRNQRKRSQQRRREQLAEPANRQSRNIKV; from the coding sequence ATGCACTGGATTGTCGAGACCGCGCGCCACTACCTCCAGGCCTACGGCTATTGGGCCGTGCTAGTTGCTCTGCTGGGCGAGAATGCGGGTCTGCCGCTGCCGGGTGAGACCATCCTCATCCTCGCCAGCTTTCTCGCCTACCAGGGCCATCACCTGCAATTGCCGTGGGTGATCCTGATCGGGATCTGCGCCTGCACCATGGGCGACAATATCGGCTACTGGATCGGGCGGCGCGGCGGGCGCCCGCTGCTGGAAAAATGGAAGCACTTCTTCCGCATCAGTGATGAGACCATCAAGGCCGGCGAAGAGTTCCTGCAGCGCCGCGGTTCCGTGGCGATTTTCCTGGCGCGCTTCATCGCCGGCATGCGGATTGTCGCCGGGCCGCTGGCGGGCGTGCTGCGCATGGAGTGGAAGCGCTTTCTTCCTGCCAATGCTGCCGGCGCGGCGGCGTGGGTCACCGTGATCGCCGGCGCCGGATATTTTTTCGGCAGCCAGTACGAAGCTCTCGCCGGCGTGGTCAAACAGACCGAAGTGGTAATTTTCCTCGCCGTGGTGCTGGCCGCGCTCCACCTGTGGCGGAACCAGAGAAAGCGGTCGCAGCAACGACGTCGAGAGCAGCTGGCGGAACCCGCAAACCGCCAATCGCGTAACATCAAGGTATGA
- a CDS encoding GAF domain-containing protein, with product MTKDVQIRFVAVVLALLTMAAGAFGWINYQKERQFQVPYDGVWWVEHNSHLIAERVEPEGPGARSGVKSGDLLQGINDHDIGNYSELTRQMYRTGTWSKATYNLRRGGVTVNVPVVLVPFDKSLYVGLRFISLIYLGIGLYVLLRRWTAPKSTHFYLFCLVSYIFYAFHYTGKLNQFDWIVYWANVVAELLQPALFLHFVLTFPEVKEQVKRRPWVVPACYAPGILLLAAHIVTLRLLAPSELLRYNLDRLEMVYLAAFFIGAAGVLWHSYKHAPTPILRQQMKWVTRGTILAVAPFTLFYVLPYMSGTQATVLMKISVLSLVFLPLTFGYAIFRYRLMDVDVIFKRGMAYTLAAASVAGVYFAAIGLSAVLLNRHLPSTGTTGMILVIVVTALLFDPVKKWFQERLDRFFYRKRYDYRKTLIEFGRELSSQLDLDKMLSSIVDRISRTLLVDRMAIFLAAPDSPDRFTLANSFGLSEIPHLDLSFLGEERPEMAAGHLFFDNTHAVVRETPGAQYSIAQLDMNYFIPCSVQGRTIAVMGLGKTSEGDFLSSEDVELLEALAGYVGIAIQNARLYASLEQKVTQYERLKDFNENIVESISVGVFAVDLEDRVEFWNSQMEVMYALPRWQAVGKKLIEVFPAEFLEEFYRVRTNPGIHNLYKYRLSTPAGETRMTNIAIAPLVTKKFNVIGRLVLVDDITERIALESQLSQAEKMSSIGLLAAGVAHEVNTPLAVISSYAQMLSKQLQGDEKRFGLLDKIIKQTFRASEIVNNLLNFSRTSGTAFGEVDLNKVIRDTLALLDHQLKTARVKVQEDICDQLPTIHGNAGKLQQVFLNLFLNAKDAMPDGGTLQVRTANGNGVYVTVSDTGSGIAQEHIDRIYDPFFTTKNAPRDGRRGTGLGLSVTYGIIQEHAGKIRVESRIGSGTTFHLEFPLMRKAVSA from the coding sequence ATGACAAAAGACGTCCAAATCCGGTTTGTGGCCGTGGTACTGGCCCTGCTGACGATGGCGGCGGGCGCTTTTGGCTGGATCAATTACCAGAAGGAAAGGCAGTTTCAAGTTCCGTACGACGGCGTCTGGTGGGTTGAACACAACAGCCACCTGATCGCCGAGCGGGTGGAGCCGGAAGGTCCGGGCGCGCGCTCCGGAGTCAAGTCCGGCGACCTGCTGCAGGGGATCAACGACCACGACATCGGCAATTACTCCGAACTGACCCGGCAGATGTACCGCACCGGCACGTGGTCGAAGGCGACCTATAACCTGCGGCGTGGCGGGGTCACGGTCAACGTGCCGGTGGTCCTGGTTCCGTTCGACAAGTCGCTCTACGTCGGATTGCGATTCATTTCGCTGATCTACCTGGGCATCGGGCTGTACGTCCTGCTGCGGCGCTGGACGGCGCCCAAGTCCACGCACTTTTACCTGTTCTGCCTGGTCTCTTACATCTTCTACGCCTTCCACTACACCGGAAAGTTGAACCAGTTTGACTGGATCGTGTACTGGGCAAACGTGGTGGCGGAGCTGCTGCAGCCGGCGCTGTTCCTGCACTTCGTGCTCACCTTCCCTGAGGTCAAGGAGCAGGTGAAGCGGCGGCCGTGGGTGGTCCCGGCCTGCTACGCGCCGGGAATTCTGCTGCTGGCGGCGCACATCGTGACGCTGCGACTGCTCGCGCCCAGCGAACTGCTGCGCTACAACCTGGACCGGCTGGAGATGGTGTACCTGGCGGCGTTCTTCATCGGCGCGGCGGGCGTGCTGTGGCACAGCTACAAGCATGCGCCCACCCCGATCCTGCGCCAGCAGATGAAGTGGGTAACGCGCGGCACCATCCTGGCGGTGGCGCCCTTCACGCTCTTCTACGTCCTTCCGTACATGAGCGGGACGCAGGCGACGGTGCTGATGAAGATCTCGGTGCTGTCGCTGGTCTTCCTGCCGCTGACCTTCGGCTACGCCATCTTCCGTTACCGGCTGATGGACGTGGACGTGATCTTCAAGCGCGGCATGGCGTACACGCTGGCTGCGGCCTCGGTCGCGGGGGTGTACTTCGCGGCCATCGGCCTCTCGGCGGTGTTGCTGAACCGTCACCTGCCCAGCACCGGCACCACCGGCATGATCCTGGTGATCGTGGTCACGGCGCTGCTGTTCGACCCGGTCAAGAAGTGGTTCCAGGAAAGACTCGACCGCTTCTTCTACCGCAAGCGGTACGACTACCGCAAGACGCTGATCGAATTCGGACGCGAACTGAGCTCGCAGCTCGATTTGGACAAGATGCTGAGCTCGATCGTGGACCGCATCTCGCGCACTCTGCTGGTGGACCGGATGGCGATTTTCCTGGCGGCGCCGGATTCGCCGGACCGCTTCACCCTGGCCAATTCGTTCGGCCTCTCCGAGATTCCCCACCTCGACCTGAGCTTCCTCGGCGAGGAGCGGCCGGAAATGGCCGCCGGCCATTTGTTCTTCGACAACACCCATGCCGTGGTCCGCGAAACCCCGGGCGCGCAGTACTCGATCGCGCAGCTCGACATGAATTACTTCATTCCCTGCTCGGTGCAGGGGCGCACCATCGCGGTGATGGGGCTGGGCAAGACCAGCGAAGGCGATTTCCTGTCCAGCGAAGACGTCGAATTGCTGGAGGCGCTGGCCGGCTACGTCGGCATCGCCATCCAGAACGCGCGGCTGTACGCCTCGCTGGAGCAGAAGGTCACGCAATACGAGCGGCTGAAGGACTTCAACGAAAACATCGTGGAATCCATCAGCGTCGGGGTGTTTGCGGTGGACCTGGAAGACCGGGTGGAATTCTGGAACTCGCAGATGGAAGTGATGTACGCGCTGCCGCGCTGGCAGGCGGTGGGCAAGAAGCTGATCGAAGTCTTCCCCGCCGAGTTCCTGGAAGAGTTCTACCGGGTGCGCACCAACCCGGGCATCCACAACCTCTACAAGTACCGGCTGAGCACGCCGGCGGGCGAGACGCGGATGACCAACATCGCCATCGCGCCGCTGGTGACCAAAAAATTCAACGTCATCGGCCGCCTGGTGCTGGTGGACGACATCACCGAGCGCATCGCGCTGGAATCGCAACTGAGCCAAGCGGAAAAGATGTCGTCCATTGGACTGCTGGCGGCGGGTGTGGCCCACGAGGTCAACACGCCGCTGGCGGTGATTTCCTCGTACGCGCAGATGCTGTCGAAGCAGTTGCAGGGCGACGAGAAGAGGTTTGGGCTGCTGGACAAGATCATCAAGCAGACGTTCCGGGCCTCGGAGATCGTCAACAACCTGCTGAACTTCTCGCGCACCAGCGGCACCGCGTTCGGCGAAGTGGACCTGAACAAGGTAATCCGCGACACCCTCGCGCTGCTGGACCACCAGCTCAAGACGGCGCGGGTAAAGGTGCAGGAAGACATTTGCGACCAGCTGCCGACCATCCACGGCAATGCCGGCAAGCTGCAACAGGTATTCCTGAATTTATTTCTCAATGCCAAAGACGCCATGCCGGACGGCGGCACGCTGCAGGTACGCACCGCCAATGGCAACGGCGTTTACGTCACCGTCTCCGACACCGGGTCGGGCATCGCGCAGGAGCACATTGACCGGATTTACGACCCGTTCTTTACCACCAAGAATGCGCCGCGGGACGGGCGCCGCGGGACCGGGCTGGGTTTGTCGGTGACCTACGGAATCATCCAGGAGCACGCCGGCAAGATCCGGGTCGAGAGCCGGATCGGAAGCGGGACGACGTTCCATCTGGAGTTCCCGCTGATGAGAAAGGCAGTGAGCGCTTGA
- a CDS encoding alpha/beta fold hydrolase, whose product MNPRPTNTGAGIAAAEVTVGGHRVHYLRAGSGPPVVLVHGLLAHSFSWRFTVPALAPHFTVYAPDVLGIGFSDRVSGLDCSMRASARRMVDFSDALGLRQFDLVGTSHGGALATIMAAEIGKRIRRLVLVAPVNPWSRAGRKRIRVLSTAAGGWLFRKSFLRIGPLNNWVLSRLYADPSHIAPGTFAGYAEPLKIAGSVDYLLGVVRRWHRDVPALEPFYKKIRVPTLLVWGDNDAAVLPSSAAHVERAIRGSKLVMMPGVGHLPYEEAPEEFNRVLLEFLRSK is encoded by the coding sequence GTGAACCCTCGTCCGACCAATACCGGAGCGGGAATCGCCGCAGCCGAGGTCACCGTCGGCGGCCATCGCGTGCATTACCTGCGCGCCGGCTCCGGTCCGCCGGTGGTGCTGGTTCATGGCCTGCTCGCGCACTCTTTCTCGTGGCGATTCACCGTTCCGGCGCTGGCGCCGCACTTCACCGTGTACGCACCTGACGTGCTCGGCATTGGCTTCTCCGACCGCGTTTCCGGGCTCGACTGCAGCATGCGCGCTTCCGCCCGGCGAATGGTCGACTTTTCCGACGCGCTGGGGCTGCGCCAATTCGACCTGGTCGGCACCTCGCATGGCGGAGCGCTGGCCACCATCATGGCAGCCGAGATCGGCAAGCGTATCCGGCGCCTGGTGCTGGTTGCGCCGGTGAATCCGTGGTCGCGCGCCGGACGCAAGCGCATCCGCGTGCTGTCCACCGCCGCAGGCGGATGGTTGTTCCGCAAGAGTTTCCTGCGGATCGGACCGTTGAATAACTGGGTACTATCGCGCCTCTACGCCGACCCGAGTCACATCGCGCCCGGAACTTTCGCAGGCTATGCCGAACCGCTGAAGATCGCCGGCTCGGTGGATTACCTGCTGGGGGTGGTGCGCCGCTGGCATCGCGATGTGCCCGCCCTTGAACCGTTCTATAAGAAAATCCGCGTGCCCACGCTGCTGGTCTGGGGAGACAACGATGCGGCCGTGCTGCCCAGTTCGGCGGCGCACGTCGAGCGCGCCATCCGCGGATCCAAGCTGGTGATGATGCCCGGCGTCGGCCACCTGCCCTACGAAGAGGCGCCCGAGGAATTCAACCGCGTGCTGCTGGAATTTTTGCGCAGCAAATAG
- a CDS encoding sigma-54 dependent transcriptional regulator has translation MTRRGAAKEHAAAQGAVLIVDDEASIRESLQTLLELEGFTVETAATGEEGLAKMADQPMDLVLLDFALPDRNGLEILRDIRDRDPELGVIMITAYGTVENAVAAMQAGATNFIQKPWDNEKLVADVRAVVGRRRAEEENIQLKRALKQRYNFENIVGKSEPMLKIFDLVAQVAPSRSTVLIQGESGTGKELIAKAIHMNSPRKDRPFVPVNTGSMPADLLESTLFGHVKGAFTSAVASKKGLFEIADRGTLFLDEIGTMSMETQAKILRVLQDRKFMHLGGVQELQVDVRIIAATNVDLKQMAREGRFREDLYYRLNVITVDLPPMRQRREDIPLLVDFFIRKFSEENDRSVRQIAPEALRALIEYSWPGNVRELENVVERAVVLSSGPTVTLDLLPDHIVGRGAALQMLEHRADASLFDIVEECERRIIVDMLEKCNGNQTDAAERFKVPLSTLNQKIKRLSIEIKKRGRES, from the coding sequence ATTACCCGCCGGGGCGCCGCGAAAGAGCACGCTGCCGCGCAGGGCGCCGTCCTGATCGTCGATGATGAAGCCTCCATCCGCGAGTCGCTGCAGACGCTGCTCGAGTTGGAAGGCTTTACGGTGGAGACCGCCGCCACCGGCGAGGAAGGCCTGGCCAAAATGGCCGACCAGCCCATGGACCTGGTGCTGCTCGATTTCGCGCTGCCCGACCGTAACGGGCTGGAGATCCTGCGCGATATCCGCGACCGCGATCCCGAGCTGGGCGTGATCATGATCACCGCCTACGGCACGGTGGAAAACGCCGTGGCCGCCATGCAGGCCGGCGCCACCAATTTCATCCAGAAGCCCTGGGACAACGAGAAGCTGGTGGCCGACGTGCGCGCTGTGGTCGGGCGCCGGCGCGCCGAAGAAGAAAACATCCAGCTCAAGCGCGCCCTCAAGCAGCGCTACAACTTCGAAAACATCGTCGGCAAGAGCGAGCCGATGCTGAAGATCTTCGATCTGGTGGCGCAGGTGGCGCCCAGCCGGTCCACGGTGCTGATCCAAGGCGAAAGCGGCACCGGCAAGGAACTGATCGCCAAAGCCATCCACATGAACTCGCCGCGCAAGGACCGCCCCTTCGTGCCGGTGAACACCGGCTCCATGCCGGCGGATCTGCTGGAATCCACGCTGTTCGGCCACGTCAAGGGCGCGTTCACCAGCGCGGTGGCGTCGAAGAAGGGGCTGTTCGAGATCGCCGACCGCGGAACCTTGTTCCTCGACGAAATCGGCACCATGAGCATGGAGACGCAGGCCAAGATCCTGCGCGTCCTGCAGGACCGCAAGTTTATGCACCTGGGCGGCGTGCAGGAGCTCCAGGTGGATGTGCGCATCATCGCCGCCACCAACGTGGACCTGAAGCAGATGGCGCGCGAGGGCAGATTCCGCGAGGATTTGTATTACCGCCTCAACGTCATCACGGTTGATCTGCCGCCGATGCGGCAGCGGCGCGAGGACATCCCCCTGCTGGTGGATTTCTTCATCCGGAAATTTTCCGAGGAGAACGATCGTTCGGTGCGGCAGATTGCCCCCGAGGCGCTGCGCGCGCTGATCGAGTATTCCTGGCCGGGCAACGTGCGCGAACTGGAAAATGTAGTGGAGCGGGCGGTGGTGCTCTCCTCCGGCCCGACGGTCACTCTGGACCTACTGCCCGACCACATCGTCGGGCGCGGCGCCGCGCTGCAGATGCTGGAGCACCGGGCCGACGCTTCCCTGTTCGACATCGTGGAAGAATGTGAGCGCCGCATCATCGTGGACATGCTGGAGAAATGCAATGGGAACCAGACCGACGCCGCCGAGCGCTTCAAGGTTCCGCTGTCCACCCTCAATCAGAAAATCAAGCGGCTGAGCATTGAAATCAAGAAGCGGGGCCGAGAATCGTAG
- a CDS encoding DUF58 domain-containing protein, with translation MFKSFQIEREAWIRFLVAIAGLTLAFGAAIFSTVTRQAGNVWATAIFASAALLIAGLVGLTTVPYLARRVALHRVREAFDYDVTREGMVYLAIVLAIAVAALNTGNNLLFIVVSAMLAAIIVSGVASAAILRSLELDVGLPEHVFAGESVLVRLSLNNLRRWLPSLSVSVAPPKSQHAHKRLKWERSMFVFPAKAPREKQWLHLPDLSLRLVADRVSAPGIITARAYFPYLPPRAIVSRELELDFARRGRYVQDGFGLSTRFPFSFLVKTRKVLLAREIVVYPSVLPTDELFEILPMITGEFEAFVRGRGHDLYRIREYLPEDSARHVDWKASARTGSLKVREFSREDERKLRVVFDNPAESVVDLPSYERGIALAASLAWHFAGENTDLSFAAPGYQGANDIYEFLRYLALVDPRPAAEAPKSVLDELQVSDDYNVILTARPRGSIPTALWSCSYFLFFGEGK, from the coding sequence TTGTTCAAATCATTCCAAATCGAAAGAGAAGCCTGGATCCGCTTCCTGGTTGCGATCGCGGGCCTGACGCTGGCCTTTGGCGCCGCCATCTTCTCCACCGTGACGCGGCAGGCGGGCAATGTTTGGGCGACGGCGATCTTCGCCTCGGCGGCGCTGCTGATCGCCGGCCTGGTCGGGCTGACGACCGTGCCCTACCTGGCGCGGCGCGTCGCGCTCCACCGGGTGCGCGAGGCCTTCGACTACGACGTCACGCGCGAAGGCATGGTGTACCTGGCCATCGTGCTGGCGATCGCGGTGGCCGCGCTGAACACGGGCAACAACCTGCTGTTCATCGTGGTGTCGGCGATGCTGGCGGCGATTATCGTTTCGGGCGTGGCCTCGGCGGCCATCCTGCGCAGCCTGGAACTCGATGTTGGCTTGCCCGAGCACGTCTTTGCCGGCGAGTCCGTGCTGGTGCGCCTGAGCTTGAACAATCTGCGGCGCTGGTTGCCGTCGTTGTCGGTGAGCGTGGCGCCGCCGAAATCGCAGCACGCGCACAAGCGCCTGAAGTGGGAACGCTCGATGTTCGTGTTTCCCGCCAAGGCGCCCCGAGAGAAGCAATGGCTGCACCTTCCGGACCTGTCGCTGCGCCTGGTGGCCGATCGGGTCAGCGCGCCGGGGATTATCACTGCCCGGGCCTATTTTCCCTACCTGCCGCCGCGCGCCATCGTGAGCCGCGAATTGGAACTCGACTTTGCCCGCCGCGGCCGCTACGTGCAGGACGGCTTCGGGCTGTCCACCCGTTTTCCCTTTTCGTTCCTGGTCAAGACGCGCAAGGTGCTGCTGGCCCGCGAGATCGTGGTCTATCCCAGCGTGCTGCCGACCGACGAGCTGTTCGAGATCCTGCCCATGATCACCGGCGAGTTCGAGGCCTTCGTCCGCGGGCGCGGCCACGACCTGTACCGCATCCGCGAATACCTGCCGGAGGACTCGGCGCGGCACGTGGACTGGAAGGCGTCGGCGCGCACCGGGTCGCTGAAGGTGCGTGAATTTTCGCGCGAAGACGAGCGCAAGCTGCGCGTGGTCTTCGACAACCCGGCCGAGAGCGTGGTTGATCTCCCGTCCTACGAGCGGGGAATTGCGCTGGCGGCATCGTTGGCGTGGCATTTCGCGGGCGAAAACACCGATCTTTCTTTTGCCGCGCCCGGCTACCAGGGCGCGAACGACATTTACGAATTTCTGCGCTACCTGGCGCTGGTGGACCCGCGCCCGGCGGCCGAAGCGCCCAAGTCGGTGCTCGACGAACTCCAGGTCAGCGACGACTACAACGTGATCTTGACCGCGCGTCCGCGCGGCAGCATTCCCACCGCGCTGTGGTCCTGTTCGTACTTCCTGTTTTTTGGGGAAGGGAAGTGA
- a CDS encoding ABC transporter permease — translation MELIAPIDLAKQSVLRVQEYALLAWRSIANLFAQPRYLSDTLQQADSIGVGSVPVVVLTGFFTGAVLALQSANSLARFGALSLTGQLVSLSMVRELGPVLTGLMVAGRNASGMASELGSMKVTEQIDAMRALGTDPTKKLVTPRVVATVIMLFFLTIISDLVGLTGGFIIAHFTLGLDSYQYWNTAYQSLVYGDVFMGLTKPLLFGFVISTIGCYYGMTAHGGTQGVGRATTQAVVAASVVMLVVNLVYTRLLLSIFGMH, via the coding sequence ATGGAATTAATTGCTCCCATCGACCTCGCCAAACAGAGCGTGCTGCGGGTACAGGAGTACGCGCTGCTCGCCTGGCGTTCCATTGCCAACCTGTTTGCGCAACCGCGCTATCTTTCGGACACGCTGCAGCAGGCCGACAGCATCGGCGTAGGCTCGGTGCCCGTGGTCGTGCTGACCGGCTTCTTCACCGGCGCGGTGCTTGCCCTGCAGAGCGCCAATTCCCTGGCGCGCTTCGGCGCCCTGTCGCTTACGGGACAACTGGTGTCGCTGTCCATGGTGCGCGAACTGGGCCCGGTGCTGACGGGATTGATGGTCGCCGGCCGCAACGCTTCCGGCATGGCCAGCGAGTTGGGTTCGATGAAGGTGACCGAGCAGATTGACGCCATGCGCGCCCTCGGCACCGATCCCACCAAGAAGCTGGTGACGCCGCGCGTGGTCGCCACCGTCATCATGCTGTTCTTCCTTACCATCATTTCCGACCTGGTCGGGCTGACCGGCGGCTTCATCATCGCCCACTTCACGCTCGGCCTCGACAGCTATCAGTACTGGAACACCGCCTACCAGTCGCTGGTCTATGGCGACGTGTTCATGGGACTGACGAAGCCGCTGCTCTTCGGGTTCGTGATCTCCACCATCGGCTGCTATTACGGCATGACCGCGCACGGCGGCACCCAGGGCGTGGGGCGCGCGACCACGCAGGCGGTGGTCGCCGCCTCGGTGGTGATGCTGGTGGTCAACCTGGTGTACACGCGCCTGCTGCTCTCGATTTTCGGCATGCACTGA
- a CDS encoding CBS domain-containing protein: MASVNSLLGNKETFHVEADQSVIDVVKLMVAHNIGAVVVMRNGDLTGLFTERDLMKRVVNESKDPRTTTVAEVMTRDLVIVSPERSLEDCLELMRERGFRHLPVCQGRQLCGVISLRDLLAHAVVEKDGEVQMMRAYISQST, translated from the coding sequence ATGGCGTCAGTCAATAGCCTGCTTGGCAACAAGGAGACCTTCCACGTCGAGGCCGACCAGTCAGTCATCGATGTGGTCAAATTGATGGTGGCACACAATATCGGCGCGGTGGTGGTGATGCGCAACGGTGACCTAACCGGGCTTTTTACCGAACGCGACCTGATGAAGCGCGTGGTGAATGAGTCGAAAGACCCGCGGACCACAACGGTGGCCGAGGTCATGACGCGCGACCTGGTGATCGTTTCGCCGGAGCGAAGCCTGGAGGATTGCCTGGAACTGATGCGCGAGCGCGGTTTCCGTCACCTGCCGGTGTGCCAGGGACGGCAGTTGTGCGGCGTGATTTCGTTGCGCGACTTGCTGGCGCACGCCGTGGTGGAGAAAGACGGCGAGGTGCAGATGATGCGGGCGTACATTTCGCAGAGCACGTAA
- a CDS encoding ATP-binding cassette domain-containing protein — MSLTPAQPANGHEQEHIIVFDDVAIAFDENIVLDGVSFQLRPAETKILLGVAGSGKSTVLKLALGLMKPDRGHIWVLGQDVTEMREEDLFDLRRRIGMVFQESALFDSFTVRENVAYRLIEEHVSLDETERRVREALRFVELEHTLDLFPAELSGGMRRRVAIARAIVTQPEVLLYDSPTGGLDPVTSTTIIELVVKQRDVFHTAALMVTHRLQDAFTMATHYFDTIANEMRPLGGNKVNLDATFVILRDGKVIFDGNTLELAQSKDEYIREYIA, encoded by the coding sequence ATGTCGCTCACCCCTGCCCAGCCCGCGAATGGTCACGAGCAGGAGCACATCATCGTCTTTGACGACGTGGCCATCGCCTTTGACGAAAACATCGTGCTCGACGGCGTTTCCTTCCAACTGCGTCCTGCGGAAACCAAGATCCTGCTGGGAGTGGCGGGCTCCGGCAAGAGCACCGTCCTGAAACTCGCCTTGGGCCTGATGAAGCCCGACCGCGGCCACATCTGGGTCCTGGGCCAGGACGTTACCGAGATGAGGGAAGAGGACCTGTTCGACCTGCGGCGGCGCATCGGGATGGTTTTCCAGGAGAGCGCGCTGTTCGACTCCTTTACCGTGCGCGAGAACGTGGCCTATCGGCTGATCGAGGAGCATGTGTCGCTCGACGAAACCGAGCGCCGCGTGCGCGAGGCGCTACGCTTCGTCGAGCTGGAACACACGCTGGACCTGTTTCCTGCGGAGCTGTCGGGCGGCATGCGGCGGCGCGTGGCGATTGCGCGCGCCATCGTCACCCAGCCGGAAGTGCTGCTCTACGATTCGCCCACCGGCGGCCTCGATCCGGTGACCTCAACCACCATCATCGAGCTGGTCGTGAAACAGCGCGACGTTTTCCACACCGCCGCCCTGATGGTGACCCATCGCCTGCAGGACGCTTTCACCATGGCAACGCACTATTTCGATACCATAGCCAACGAGATGCGCCCGCTGGGCGGCAACAAGGTCAACCTGGATGCCACGTTTGTCATCCTGCGCGACGGCAAGGTCATCTTCGACGGCAACACGCTCGAGCTGGCGCAATCCAAGGATGAGTACATCCGGGAATACATTGCATGA
- a CDS encoding PGPGW domain-containing protein — MAMLVVGWAFILLGIAGLFLPVLQGILFLLIGLFILSSEYVWAHKLLHRLKLRFPHVAEHFEHARQRGDAWMSRMFHKKSPVKAKASENRS; from the coding sequence GTGGCCATGCTGGTGGTGGGATGGGCCTTCATTCTGCTCGGCATCGCCGGATTGTTTCTGCCGGTGCTGCAGGGCATCCTGTTCCTGTTGATCGGCCTCTTCATCCTTTCCAGCGAGTACGTCTGGGCGCACAAGCTGCTGCACAGATTGAAACTGCGATTCCCGCATGTCGCGGAACATTTCGAGCACGCCAGGCAACGCGGCGACGCATGGATGTCCCGCATGTTTCACAAGAAGTCGCCGGTTAAAGCGAAGGCGTCCGAAAACAGAAGCTGA